Proteins from a genomic interval of Rosa chinensis cultivar Old Blush chromosome 2, RchiOBHm-V2, whole genome shotgun sequence:
- the LOC112187942 gene encoding pentatricopeptide repeat-containing protein At3g16010 — MAKLIAKSVASTRSISTSTPLSQRLNQTENEIVKMFRLPNASDSFPMSRNMPGKDPSVRTLDDRFTKILKIFKWGPDAEKALEVLKLRVDHRLVLAVLKIDVEAIVKVKFFKWVGKRRNFQHNSTTYMGLIRCLDEAGMVGEMWKAIQEMVRSARVIDPAELSEIIRILGRAKMVNKALSVFYQIKGHNCTPTAHSYNSMILMLMQEGHHEKVHELYNEMCNESNCFPDTVTYSALISAFGKLGRDDSAIRLFDEMKDNGLHPTAKIYTTLLAIFFKLGKVEKALSLVQEMKENGCPPTVFTYTELIKGLGKAGRVEDAYVMYKNMLKEGCKPDVVLMNNLINILGKEGRIENAINLFNEMDILRCTPNVVTYNTIIKALFDSKAPASVAASWFEKMKVNGVIPSSFTYSILIDGFCKTNRVEKALLLLEEMDEKGFPPCPAAYCSLINSLGKAKRYEAANELFQELKENCGHASARVYAVMIKHFGKCGRLDEALDLFHEMKKLGCNPDVYTYNALMSGMVRAGMIDEALSLLKTMEERGCVADINSQNIILNGLARAGGPKRALEMFSKMKHSKIQPDAVSYNTILGCLSRAGLLEEAAKLMKEMTSKGFQYDLITYSSILEAVGKVDEAHMTSLRGSGNTLS, encoded by the exons ATGGCCAAATTGATTGCCAAGTCGGTTGCTTCAACTCGATCGATATCAACCTCCACTCCTCTCTCTCAGAGACTTAATCAAACAG AAAATGAGATAGTTAAGATGTTCCGGTTGCCTAATGCATCGGACAGCTTTCCCATGAGTAGAAATATGCCAGGGAAGGACCCTTCTGTGAGGACATTGGATGACAGGTTCACAaagattttgaaaattttcaagtgGGGGCCTGATGCCGAAAAGGCCTTGGAAGTGCTGAAGCTGAGAGTGGATCATAGGTTGGTTCTCGCGGTTCTCAAGATTGATGTCGAGGCCATTGTTAAGGTTAAGTTTTTCAAGTGGGTTGGGAAGAGAAGGAATTTCCAACACAATTCAACCACATATATGGGGTTGATCCGTTGCTTGGACGAGGCTGGTATGGTTGGTGAAATGTGGAAAGCCATTCAGGAGATGGTTCGAAGTGCACGTGTTATCGATCCAGCTGAATTGTCTGAGATTATAAGAATCTTGGGAAGGGCTAAGATGGTAAACAAGGCACTATCTGTCTTCTACCAAATCAAAGGCCACAACTGCACCCCAACAGCTCATAGTTACAACTCCATGATCTTAATGCTGATGCAAGAAGGTCATCATGAAAAGGTCCATGAGCTCTATAATGAGATGTGTAATGAGAGTAACTGTTTCCCGGACACAGTCACATACAGTGCACTAATATCTGCATTTGGGAAATTGGGTCGTGATGATTCTGCAATTAGGTTGTTTGATGAGATGAAGGATAACGGTTTACATCCAACTGCAAAGATTTATACTACCCTATTGGCAATCTTTTTCAAGTTGGGCAAGGTTGAGAAAGCTTTAAGTCTAGTTCAGGAGATGAAAGAGAATGGGTGTCCGCCTACTGTTTTTACTTACACTGAATTGATAAAGGGGCTAGGGAAAGCTGGGAGGGTTGAAGATGCTTATGTCATGTACAAAAACATGCTGAAGGAGGGTTGTAAGCCTGATGTTGTGCTCATGAACAATTTGATAAACATTTTGGGAAAGGAAGGTCGCATAGAAAATGCTATTAATCTTTTCAATGAGATGGACATTTTGCGTTGCACACCTAATGTGGTGACTTATAACACGATAATTAAAGCTTTATTTGATTCCAAAGCTCCAGCTTCGGTTGCAGCTTCATGGTTTGAGAAGATGAAAGTGAATGGTGTTATTCCGAGCTCTTTTACCTATTCGATTCTGATAGATGGTTTTTGCAAAACAAATAGAGTTGAGAAAGCTTTGTTGCTTCTTGAAGAGATGGATGAAAAGGGGTTCCCCCCTTGTCCAGCTGCGTATTGCAGCCTGATCAACAGTCTTGGAAAAGCAAAGCGGTATGAAGCTGCAAATGAGTTATTTCAAGAATTGAAAGAAAACTGTGGACATGCAAGTGCTAGAGTATATGCCGTGATGATTAAACATTTCGGAAAATGTGGGCGTCTTGATGAAGCTCTGGATCTTTTTCACGAGATGAAGAAACTTGGATGCAATCCGGATGTATATACTTATAATGCCCTCATGTCAGGGATGGTCAGGGCTGGTATGATAGATGAGGCACTTTCCTTGCTTAAAACCATGGAAGAAAGGGGCTGTGTTGCAGACATAAACTCACAAAACATCATTTTAAATGGCTTGGCTAGGGCAGGTGGCCCAAAGAGGGCTTTAGAAATGTTTTCAAAGATGAAGCATTCCAAGATTCAACCAGATGCAGTTTCTTATAACACTATTCTTGGTTGTCTCAGTCGAGCTGGCTTGCTTGAAGAGGCTGCAAAGCTGATGAAAGAGATGACTTCAAAAGGTTTTCAATATGATCTCATCACCTACTCATCAATACTTGAGGCAGTCGGCAAGGTTGATGAAGCTCATATGACTTCCTTAAGGGGATCTG GAAACACGCTCTCTTAA
- the LOC112184732 gene encoding splicing factor-like protein 1 translates to MGTLQPNHNPPPIDDDEPDHDPPYFPAISEIPMPPPSPLQCAHTLASGAGIPSRNPETSTENGDSTKPVANDFANTHFGADLDFSGGEEEASSSRRRRSRWDPQPETESQSGVCARRRKSRWADEEPKPVIQLPGFVGGIEFDPEIQALNSRHLEISRMLSSGLPLDDRPEGDRSPSPEPVYDNFGIRINTREFRARERLNKERQEIITQIIKRNPTFKPPADYRPPKLHKKLYIPVKEYPGYSFMGLIIGPRGNTQKRMEKETGAKIVIRGRGSVKEGRSQQKRDSKPDLSENEDLHVLVEADTQEAVDAATGMVEKLLQPVDEVLNEHKWQQLKELALLNGTIREEEFCRLCGEPGHHQNACLSRTSTFKRDVLCKICGDGGHPTIDCPVKRTNGKKMDDEYQNFLAELGGTMPESATKQTATLALGAGSSVSSPPWVNNAGNASSTAHPGLGSTGLKPSRDYDDTNLYIGHLPPTLDDDGLIRLFSRFGNIVMCKVIKDRATGLSKGYGFVKYADVRMANSAIASMNGFSLEGRTIAVRVAGKPQQPVVSPGPPASAMSPYPVSSQPVGAYPSQQFTPGGPLWTVPSTSYAGTPVPWGTPVPPPYSPYASPAPPPPGSTMYPPPTPGQPVAAYSAQYPPPPGASRQPVTLSEAQQSYTPPGVQSERSTQSAPTNIYTMPTNGQHAYPTSACGYPSYYNAVPPPPAPGPVPGSTAYQSQSIGNVPWATSTPVLPPNSSADKATHGAGAEYEKFMAGMK, encoded by the coding sequence ATGGGAACTCTCCAACCAAACCATAACCCTCCTCCCATTGACGATGATGAACCGGATCACGACCCCCCTTATTTTCCCGCCATTTCCGAAATCCCAATGCCTCCGCCTTCGCCTCTTCAGTGCGCTCATACCCTAGCTTCCGGTGCCGGAATTCCCTCCCGGAATCCCGAGACTTCTACTGAGAACGGCGACTCGACCAAACCAGTTGCTAATGACTTCGCCAACACGCACTTCGGCGCCGACCTGGACTTCTCCGGCGGAGAGGAGGAGGCCTCCAGCAGCCGCCGCCGCCGGAGCCGGTGGGACCCTCAGCCGGAGACGGAAAGCCAGAGCGGCGTCTGCGCGAGGAGGAGGAAGTCGCGGTGGGCCGATGAGGAGCCGAAGCCGGTGATTCAGCTGCCGGGGTTCGTGGGAGGTATTGAATTCGATCCTGAAATTCAAGCTTTGAATAGTAGGCATCTTGAGATTAGTAGGATGTTGTCTTCCGGTTTGCCTTTAGATGATCGCCCGGAAGGGGATAGGTCTCCATCGCCGGAGCCGGTGTATGATAACTTTGGAATTAGGATTAATACAAGAGAGTTTCGTGCGCGTGAGAGGTTGAACAAAGAGAGGCAGGAAATTATTACTCAGATTATTAAGAGGAACCCTACATTTAAGCCTCCGGCAGATTACAGGCCGCCCAAGCTTCACAAGAAGCTGTACATACCCGTGAAAGAGTACCCTGGTTATAGTTTTATGGGACTTATCATTGGCCCGAGGGGGAATACCCAGAAGAGGATGGAGAAGGAGACTGGTGCTAAGATTGTCATTAGGGGTAGAGGGTCGGTGAAAGAGGGTAGGTCGCAACAGAAGAGGGATTCGAAGCCTGACCTGTCTGAAAATGAGGACTTGCATGTTTTGGTCGAGGCTGACACGCAGGAGGCTGTTGATGCCGCAACTGGGATGGTAGAGAAGCTGTTGCAGCCTGTGGATGAGGTGTTGAATGAGCATAAGTGGCAGCAGCTTAAGGAACTTGCGTTGTTGAATGGGACTATTAGGGAAGAGGAGTTTTGTAGGTTATGTGGTGAGCCGGGGCACCATCAGAATGCCTGTCTGTCACGAACTTCAACGTTTAAGAGAGATGTTCTTTGTAAGATATGTGGTGATGGTGGGCATCCAACTATTGATTGTCCAGTGAAGCGTACGAATGGGAAGAAAATGGATGATGAGTACCAGAACTTTTTGGCTGAGTTAGGTGGGACAATGCCCGAATCAGCAACTAAGCAGACTGCTACTTTGGCTCTTGGCGCAGGCAGCTCGGTAAGCAGTCCTCCTTGGGTTAACAATGCTGGGAATGCTAGCAGTACAGCACATCCAGGATTGGGCTCAACTGGATTGAAGCCTAGCAGGGACTATGATGACACAAATTTGTACATTGGGCACTTGCCACCTACTCTTGATGATGATGGTTTGATAAGGTTGTTTTCACGTTTCGGTAATATTGTGATGTGCAAAGTTATTAAGGACCGGGCTACTGGATTGAGTAAAGGTTATGGATTTGTGAAGTACGCTGATGTTCGGATGGCTAATAGTGCAATTGCAAGCATGAATGGTTTTTCCCTCGAGGGTCGAACCATTGCTGTCAGAGTTGCTGGCAAGCCTCAACAGCCTGTTGTGTCTCCTGGACCACCAGCTTCGGCAATGTCACCATACCCGGTCTCAAGCCAGCCTGTTGGTGCTTATCCATCCCAGCAATTTACCCCAGGTGGCCCTCTTTGGACTGTACCATCTACTAGCTATGCAGGAACTCCAGTTCCTTGGGGAACCCCTGTTCCTCCTCCATATTCTCCTTATGCTTCTCCAGCTCCCCCTCCTCCAGGTTCAACCATGTACCCTCCTCCCACGCCGGGTCAACCTGTGGCTGCTTACAGTGCACAATACCCTCCTCCTCCTGGTGCATCACGTCAGCCAGTGACGTTAAGTGAAGCACAACAGAGTTATACTCCTCCAGGGGTACAATCTGAAAGATCTACCCAATCTGCACCAACTAATATATACACAATGCCAACAAATGGCCAACATGCTTATCCTACATCTGCATGTGGCTACCCATCTTACTACAATGCAGTTCCACCACCTCCTGCCCCCGGACCTGTACCTGGTTCAACTGCATACCAATCCCAGAGCATTGGTAATGTGCCATGGGCCACAAGTACTCCTGTTCTTCCTCCTAATTCTTCTGCAGATAAAGCAACTCACGGTGCAGGTGCAGAGTATGAGAAGTTCATGGCGGGTATGAAATGA